The following coding sequences are from one Rathayibacter sp. SW19 window:
- a CDS encoding SGNH/GDSL hydrolase family protein has translation MMFSQMPKALAMAASVALGLTMALTGAAAAGAQPVIVQRVTDAAPNGPVVVAIGDSIMEGHGLQPDQAWPAVVAEQYGWDLTNLASDGSGFVTVGNNDDTFVDQVAVAVRLHPSIVLISASSNDLGDPEPTVATATATAMQELRSDLPNAKIVVVSPVWNETAEPQELATFGQDVANVAASIGAVSLSIGQPLEGHPQLIQADDVHPTATGQRVIARDVAHALAATTA, from the coding sequence ATGATGTTCTCGCAGATGCCGAAAGCGCTGGCGATGGCGGCGAGTGTGGCCTTGGGGTTGACCATGGCGCTCACCGGCGCCGCGGCCGCCGGTGCGCAGCCCGTAATCGTGCAACGGGTCACAGATGCGGCTCCGAACGGCCCGGTCGTCGTCGCCATTGGCGACTCCATCATGGAGGGCCACGGCCTGCAACCGGATCAGGCATGGCCCGCTGTCGTCGCGGAACAGTACGGCTGGGACCTCACCAACCTCGCAAGTGACGGGTCTGGCTTTGTCACCGTCGGCAACAACGACGATACGTTCGTCGACCAGGTCGCCGTGGCAGTCCGGCTGCACCCTTCCATCGTGCTGATCTCAGCAAGCAGCAACGACCTCGGTGACCCCGAACCGACCGTCGCCACCGCGACCGCCACCGCGATGCAGGAGCTGCGGTCCGACCTGCCGAACGCGAAGATCGTGGTCGTCAGCCCGGTCTGGAACGAAACAGCCGAGCCGCAAGAGCTCGCCACGTTCGGCCAGGATGTGGCGAACGTTGCCGCCTCGATCGGTGCGGTCTCTCTGAGCATCGGGCAGCCGTTGGAAGGGCATCCGCAGCTCATACAGGCAGACGATGTGCACCCCACTGCCACGGGTCAGCGGGTCATCGCTCGCGACGTCGCCCACGCGCTCGCCGCTACGACTGCGTAG
- a CDS encoding DUF6855 family protein — MAAGTKADPWELTTAPGSSQYTMYADREADPPVLVCQVGSTTLKYDLRAIDDLHAWLREQGDWVPLGAADEKKPVVEGTVEAWGRSASNPVGGWYGLRNGYRGRFGMYLPPLLEELGLVELTHDARNNQVRAL, encoded by the coding sequence ATGGCTGCTGGAACGAAAGCTGACCCGTGGGAGCTGACGACCGCCCCCGGGTCGTCGCAGTACACGATGTATGCGGACCGCGAGGCTGATCCGCCGGTTTTGGTCTGCCAGGTCGGGTCGACGACGTTGAAGTACGACCTGCGAGCGATCGACGATCTTCACGCCTGGCTGCGCGAGCAGGGCGACTGGGTTCCGCTTGGTGCTGCCGATGAGAAGAAGCCCGTCGTTGAGGGCACCGTCGAGGCCTGGGGCCGATCGGCTTCCAATCCGGTCGGCGGCTGGTACGGCCTGCGCAACGGCTACCGTGGTCGGTTCGGCATGTATCTGCCGCCGTTGCTCGAAGAGCTCGGGCTGGTCGAGCTGACGCACGACGCGCGCAACAATCAGGTGCGCGCGCTGTAG
- a CDS encoding sigma-70 family RNA polymerase sigma factor, producing the protein MADDEAALLRALHDEHAAPLWRYVVHLTGDRALADDIVQETLLRAWRKPSVLDQGETSARAWLFTVARNLVIDTKRSARNRHEFGTDELPEQATADETDALLDSWLVADALASLSLEHRAVIVHAYYGGRSVAEIARELDIPAGTVKSRMHYGLRALKLALQENGVTR; encoded by the coding sequence ATGGCCGACGACGAAGCCGCGCTGCTCCGCGCTCTCCACGACGAGCACGCCGCTCCGCTCTGGCGTTACGTCGTGCACCTCACCGGCGACCGAGCGCTGGCCGATGACATCGTGCAGGAGACGCTGCTGCGCGCGTGGCGCAAGCCGTCCGTGCTCGACCAGGGCGAGACATCCGCTCGGGCATGGTTGTTCACGGTGGCGCGCAACCTCGTGATCGACACTAAACGCAGCGCCCGCAACCGCCACGAGTTCGGCACGGACGAACTGCCCGAGCAAGCGACGGCGGATGAGACGGATGCCCTCCTCGACTCCTGGCTCGTCGCGGATGCTCTCGCCTCGCTCTCGCTCGAGCACCGCGCCGTGATCGTGCACGCATACTATGGCGGTCGCTCGGTGGCCGAGATCGCTCGTGAGCTGGATATTCCGGCAGGCACCGTGAAGTCGCGGATGCATTACGGCCTGCGCGCACTCAAGCTTGCCCTGCAAGAGAACGGGGTGACCCGATGA
- a CDS encoding anti-sigma factor family protein produces MIDPTAGAHDAYADRDRYAEWDAAYVLGALSPNERLEFEAHLSGCARCASAVADLAGLPGLLSALDDDEALVMLDAGPRAHAVQGLDGRRADARSADVRWADARWAASESMPADILAGLTARVRLRRRLRSALVGVTGAVAAAVVAAAIIVPLAVGGGGGTGGGPGPSGLPTFAAPAHPTVSAALDAVVPSSITASVGLTSTSWGTSIALSCQYKDVSSAQTGTGYATPAQFALYVTARDGTTTEVSSWSAGPGDTVHASASIATPIADIAGVQLRSVSPNQTLLAHSFS; encoded by the coding sequence ATGATCGACCCGACCGCAGGCGCTCACGACGCCTATGCAGATCGCGACCGGTACGCGGAGTGGGATGCCGCATATGTGCTCGGCGCGCTGTCGCCGAACGAACGGCTCGAGTTCGAAGCCCACCTGAGCGGATGCGCCCGCTGCGCAAGCGCGGTCGCCGACCTCGCCGGTCTCCCCGGTTTGCTCAGCGCGCTCGACGACGACGAAGCGCTCGTAATGCTCGATGCGGGGCCGCGTGCACACGCTGTGCAGGGGCTGGATGGGCGCCGAGCGGATGCCCGCAGCGCAGATGTGCGCTGGGCGGATGCGCGCTGGGCGGCATCCGAATCGATGCCCGCCGATATTCTGGCAGGCCTGACCGCGCGGGTTCGGCTGCGCAGACGCCTGCGATCGGCGCTCGTCGGTGTGACCGGGGCCGTTGCAGCGGCCGTCGTAGCGGCGGCGATCATCGTGCCGCTCGCCGTCGGAGGCGGCGGCGGCACTGGCGGTGGTCCGGGGCCATCGGGCCTGCCGACCTTCGCGGCGCCAGCGCATCCGACGGTGTCTGCCGCGCTCGACGCGGTGGTGCCGAGCTCGATCACCGCGAGCGTCGGTCTGACCTCCACCAGCTGGGGAACGTCGATCGCACTCTCGTGCCAGTACAAAGACGTGTCGTCTGCGCAGACCGGCACCGGTTACGCGACGCCTGCGCAGTTCGCGCTGTACGTGACCGCCCGCGACGGAACGACTACAGAGGTCTCCAGCTGGAGCGCCGGCCCGGGCGACACTGTGCACGCATCCGCATCAATCGCCACACCGATTGCGGACATCGCCGGAGTTCAGTTGCGATCCGTGAGCCCGAATCAGACTCTGCTCGCGCACTCGTTCAGCTGA